A window of the Gammaproteobacteria bacterium genome harbors these coding sequences:
- a CDS encoding nuclear transport factor 2 family protein, with amino-acid sequence MSRKPPVPPFDEQAALAKVKAAEDAWNSRDPKRVALAYTEDSVWRNRSEFIRGRAEIEDFLRRKWERELDYRLRKSLWSFGERRIAVRFQYEWHDASGQWYRSYGNELWEFDDDGLMRRREASINDVEIAESERRFAGDDWREIEIPLR; translated from the coding sequence ATGAGTCGAAAGCCGCCCGTGCCGCCGTTCGACGAGCAGGCGGCGCTAGCCAAGGTGAAGGCTGCGGAGGACGCATGGAACAGCCGCGACCCGAAACGCGTGGCGCTCGCTTACACCGAGGATTCGGTGTGGCGTAACCGCTCGGAATTCATTCGCGGCAGAGCCGAGATCGAGGATTTCCTGAGACGTAAATGGGAGCGTGAGCTGGACTATCGCCTGCGGAAGAGCCTGTGGTCATTCGGCGAGCGCCGCATCGCCGTGCGCTTTCAATACGAATGGCACGACGCGAGCGGTCAATGGTATCGCTCGTACGGCAACGAGCTTTGGGAGTTCGACGACGACGGCCTCATGCGCCGCCGCGAGGCGAGCATCAACGATGTCGAGATCGCGGAGTCCGAGCGCCGCTTCGCGGGCGACGATTGGCGCGAGATCGAAATCCCGCTGCGTTGA
- a CDS encoding methylamine utilization protein, translating into MTDAESHRNAKAVFAALAALAALAGSPASAAGLQVRVTADDGAPVPDAAVYALRLDDESSGGPSVSRGIGAAKHTHPPIAVMDQRHRAFVPHVLVVQAGTLIDFPNNDSVSHHVYSFSPARPFELSLYRGSEHPPLPFDTPGLVVVGCNIHDDMLGYILVVDTPHFGKTNPHGIAALEGLPAGRYSVNVWTPRLRPEELPHAQIVTLGPNAREAVDFELDARLLPPHDDGESSLTWNDY; encoded by the coding sequence ATGACGGATGCCGAGTCGCATCGCAACGCCAAGGCCGTCTTCGCGGCGCTCGCGGCTCTGGCCGCTCTCGCGGGCAGCCCCGCATCCGCGGCCGGGCTCCAGGTACGAGTTACGGCCGACGACGGCGCACCGGTACCCGACGCGGCTGTGTACGCGCTGCGCCTCGACGACGAGAGCTCGGGCGGCCCGTCCGTCTCACGCGGCATCGGCGCGGCCAAGCACACGCATCCGCCGATTGCGGTCATGGATCAGCGTCACCGCGCCTTCGTTCCTCACGTCCTCGTCGTCCAAGCCGGAACGCTGATCGACTTTCCGAACAACGATTCGGTCAGCCATCATGTCTACTCGTTCTCGCCCGCGCGCCCTTTCGAGCTCTCGTTGTACCGCGGCAGTGAGCACCCTCCGTTGCCGTTCGATACGCCCGGGCTCGTCGTCGTCGGCTGCAACATCCACGACGACATGCTCGGATACATCCTCGTAGTCGATACGCCTCATTTCGGCAAGACGAATCCGCACGGCATCGCCGCGCTCGAGGGACTGCCCGCCGGCCGCTATTCGGTCAATGTGTGGACGCCGCGCCTTCGGCCGGAGGAGCTTCCGCACGCGCAGATCGTCACGCTGGGGCCCAACGCGCGCGAGGCGGTCGACTTCGAGCTCGACGCACGGCTGTTGCCGCCGCACGACGACGGCGAGTCGTCCCTCACGTGGAACGACTACTGA
- a CDS encoding EAL domain-containing protein, producing the protein MSQFTFRRKVLLLAVTLVTAVQIVTLFPVLDAIEQDATERAERTTRLAGLVFEEFMSNRTDQLLTTANVLVSDFGFKQAVASQDEATIRSALRNHAARARASVALLLGLDGAVHASSVDGALPQTVQLPLGVTPDRSSSAVVEIGGTEYQTVTVPVRAPITVAWVMLGYPIDESLALHVKSLTGLEVSVLRLRPDAPEIVASTLPRAVRATALHGIDPADAYALERVGADSTGGFLTGLRPFLAGSKELYVALQLSLAEAMASYRSIRAILLGVAGFSLALAVAGAFWLANTVTRPVEKLAAAARRMREGIYTEPIEIRSADELGELAGSFNAMQHAIADREQRIVHQAHHDSLTGLPNRELAIARLCDALEHTNVLSVVSLTLDRFNNIVSSLGHRAGDEVIVLVAGLLRNRMQEGQTLGHLGGDEFVLTLPQHDGEQATEWALGLLDQLRSGVRVAGANVSLRGVVGISVHPHHGSDAAELVRRASIARAEARRRSEPVVVYKLGQEDRFLRQLRIVGDFPKAVKANELELHFQPQIDCVTRRARSVEALVRWRHPELGLLTPDSFVDAIEQAGGISHLTRWVLREAVRCLREWRKHGADLSLAVNISVDDLSDDYLPYYLLDLVRQSGLPPSDVTLELTESAIMHNVSQSRAVVACIRELGFRIAVDDFGIGQSALAQLKRLPVDELKIDKSFVLNLGDSRDEAIVRSTIELAHRLRMGVVAEGVETAEALERLRELGCESAQGYHIARPLPASDVLLWLEDWRRRGRCVVPFTGPRRRGTEPAPA; encoded by the coding sequence ATGTCGCAGTTCACTTTCAGGCGCAAGGTCTTGCTGCTCGCCGTGACGCTCGTCACGGCCGTGCAGATCGTGACGCTGTTCCCCGTGCTCGACGCGATCGAGCAGGACGCGACGGAACGCGCAGAGCGTACGACGCGGCTCGCCGGGCTCGTGTTCGAAGAGTTCATGAGCAACCGGACGGACCAGCTGCTCACGACGGCGAACGTGCTCGTTTCCGACTTCGGCTTCAAGCAGGCCGTCGCGAGCCAGGACGAGGCGACGATTCGCTCGGCGCTGCGCAATCACGCGGCGCGCGCGCGGGCGAGCGTCGCGCTGCTGCTCGGACTCGACGGTGCCGTGCACGCGTCGTCGGTCGACGGCGCGCTTCCGCAAACGGTGCAGCTTCCGCTCGGGGTGACGCCGGACCGCTCGTCGAGCGCGGTCGTCGAGATCGGCGGCACCGAATACCAGACCGTTACGGTGCCGGTGCGGGCCCCGATCACGGTCGCCTGGGTCATGCTCGGATACCCGATCGACGAATCTTTGGCACTGCACGTCAAGAGCCTGACTGGCCTGGAAGTCTCGGTGCTGCGGTTGCGCCCGGACGCCCCGGAGATCGTGGCATCGACGCTTCCGCGGGCCGTTCGCGCCACGGCGCTTCACGGCATCGACCCGGCGGATGCGTACGCCCTGGAGCGGGTCGGCGCCGACTCGACCGGCGGCTTCCTCACGGGTCTCAGGCCGTTCCTCGCAGGCTCGAAAGAGCTCTACGTCGCGCTTCAGCTGTCCCTCGCCGAAGCCATGGCGTCCTACCGGAGCATCCGGGCGATCCTCCTCGGCGTCGCCGGCTTCTCGCTCGCGCTCGCGGTCGCCGGGGCGTTCTGGCTCGCGAACACGGTGACGCGCCCCGTCGAGAAGCTCGCCGCGGCGGCTCGCCGCATGCGCGAAGGCATCTACACGGAGCCGATCGAGATTCGCTCCGCCGACGAGCTCGGCGAGCTCGCCGGAAGCTTCAACGCGATGCAGCACGCGATCGCCGACCGCGAGCAGCGCATCGTCCATCAAGCGCACCACGACAGCTTGACGGGATTGCCGAACCGGGAGCTCGCAATCGCCCGACTTTGCGACGCGCTCGAGCACACGAACGTGCTGAGCGTCGTCAGCCTGACGCTCGATCGGTTCAACAACATCGTGTCGTCGCTCGGCCACCGGGCCGGCGACGAGGTGATCGTCCTCGTGGCCGGGCTCTTGCGCAATCGGATGCAGGAAGGCCAGACGCTCGGTCATCTCGGCGGCGACGAGTTCGTGCTCACGCTCCCGCAGCACGACGGCGAGCAGGCGACCGAATGGGCGCTCGGCTTGCTCGATCAGCTGCGGTCCGGCGTGCGCGTCGCCGGCGCCAACGTCTCGCTCCGCGGCGTGGTCGGCATCTCCGTGCATCCGCATCACGGCAGCGATGCCGCGGAGCTCGTGCGGCGCGCATCGATCGCGCGGGCGGAAGCGAGGCGGAGGTCGGAGCCCGTCGTCGTGTACAAGCTCGGGCAGGAGGACCGGTTCCTTCGGCAGCTGAGGATCGTCGGAGACTTTCCGAAGGCGGTGAAGGCGAACGAGCTCGAGCTCCACTTTCAGCCGCAGATCGACTGCGTCACCCGTCGTGCGCGCAGTGTCGAGGCTCTCGTGCGCTGGCGTCACCCGGAGCTCGGTCTGCTGACGCCGGACTCGTTCGTCGACGCAATCGAGCAGGCCGGCGGCATCTCGCACCTGACGCGATGGGTGCTGCGCGAAGCCGTGCGGTGCCTGCGGGAGTGGCGCAAGCACGGTGCGGACCTCTCGTTGGCCGTCAACATCTCGGTCGACGATCTGTCCGACGACTACCTTCCCTACTACTTGCTCGATCTCGTCCGGCAGAGCGGCTTGCCGCCGTCCGACGTCACGCTCGAGCTCACCGAGAGCGCGATCATGCACAACGTGAGCCAGTCACGCGCCGTCGTCGCCTGCATCCGCGAGCTCGGTTTCCGCATCGCGGTCGACGACTTCGGCATCGGCCAGTCCGCGCTCGCGCAGCTCAAGCGGTTGCCGGTGGACGAGCTGAAGATCGACAAGTCCTTCGTGCTCAATCTCGGCGACTCGAGAGACGAAGCGATCGTTCGCAGCACGATCGAGCTCGCGCATCGTTTGCGGATGGGCGTCGTGGCCGAAGGCGTCGAGACCGCCGAGGCCCTGGAGCGGTTGCGCGAGCTCGGGTGCGAGTCCGCGCAGGGATACCACATCGCTCGTCCGCTCCCGGCCTCGGACGTGCTGCTCTGGCTCGAGGACTGGCGCAGGCGGGGCCGTTGCGTCGTCCCGTTCACCGGACCGCGCCGGCGCGGCACCGAGCCGGCGCCGGCCTGA
- a CDS encoding uroporphyrinogen-III synthase — MTPPPNVDDSAPLAGRTVAVPEARHADVLASLLEKRGARIVRCPLVAIRDTDDEPAVAAWIERAIATPPSVLVLYTGEGVDRLTAFAERAGRKDAFVAALGQTRTLTRGPKPRRALNRLGIAPTVEAPEPTTAGILAALDRMEIDDGRVAVQLYGTEPNRALLDYLARRGLAADCVAPYTYASAADDDQVAELIGRMRRGEVDAIAFTSKSQLDRLRRLAGERGLVPDLEQALAATRVAAVGPVVAAELSAAGIRVDAVPTESFHMKPLADALAALFSRAKG, encoded by the coding sequence ATGACGCCACCACCGAACGTCGACGATTCGGCGCCGCTCGCCGGCCGCACCGTCGCCGTGCCCGAGGCGCGCCATGCTGACGTGCTGGCGTCGCTGCTCGAGAAGCGCGGCGCGCGCATCGTGCGCTGCCCGCTCGTGGCGATCCGCGACACGGATGACGAGCCGGCCGTCGCCGCCTGGATCGAGCGCGCGATCGCGACGCCGCCGAGCGTCCTGGTCCTTTACACGGGCGAGGGCGTCGACCGGCTCACCGCCTTTGCCGAGCGCGCCGGGCGGAAGGACGCGTTCGTCGCAGCCCTAGGACAAACCCGGACGCTCACCCGCGGGCCGAAGCCGAGGCGCGCGCTGAATCGCCTCGGCATCGCTCCGACGGTCGAAGCGCCGGAACCGACGACCGCCGGAATCCTCGCCGCTCTCGACCGGATGGAGATCGACGACGGCCGCGTCGCGGTTCAGCTCTACGGCACCGAGCCGAACCGCGCGCTGCTCGACTACCTCGCCCGCCGCGGGCTCGCGGCCGACTGCGTCGCCCCCTACACCTACGCCTCTGCCGCCGACGACGATCAGGTCGCGGAGCTCATAGGCCGAATGCGCCGGGGCGAGGTCGACGCGATCGCGTTCACGAGCAAGTCGCAGCTCGACCGATTGCGCCGGCTCGCCGGCGAGCGAGGCCTCGTCCCGGACTTGGAGCAGGCGCTCGCGGCGACGCGAGTCGCCGCCGTCGGCCCGGTCGTGGCCGCGGAGCTGTCCGCGGCCGGCATTCGCGTGGACGCGGTTCCGACGGAGAGCTTTCACATGAAGCCGCTCGCGGACGCGCTCGCGGCGCTTTTCTCGCGAGCGAAAGGCTGA